GCAGCAAACGAAACAGTGAAGGTAGTGGGAACGAAAGGCGAGTTCCCGAATGTCAGAATTTTGGGCCCGCTGCGAAACCTAACACAATTAGAAATTTCCAAGACTGATTCTTATATATTAGGAGTAAAAGCCCCGCTGCGTTCTTCAGGAAACATACTGGGGACTCCGGGGATCAAAATCGTTGGGCCTAAAGGAGAATTGGAAATTGAGGAAGGGGTCATTGTAGCAGAAAGGCATATTCACATGACTCCTGAAGATGCTGAGAAATTCGGAGTCAACAATGGCCAATATGTAAGTGTAAAAACAGAAGGAGAGAGAAGCCTTGTCTTCAACAAAGTCTTAATCAGAGTAAAAGATACGTATGCTTTAGATATGCATATCGACACGGATGAAGCAAATGCGGCAGGTTTAAAGACAGGAGATAAGGTTCAGATCGTAAATGAAGATTGCGAATCATTTAGGATGCAACTTTAAGATCTGGAAGAAAGCTGTCAGGCACTTCCAATTATGGTGCCTGACAGCTTTTTCAAAAGGTATGAAAACAATGCGTTTTTGCGTTTTGTGCATAAAACTATTCTATGGTCTTTCGGCTTCTTAGTAATTAGTCATGTGTTTGTCGTTTTTAAACGAGGTGTTTTCACAGTTTTTTATTCTAAATTGA
The window above is part of the Bacillus methanolicus genome. Proteins encoded here:
- the pduL gene encoding phosphate propanoyltransferase; protein product: MLIPVGVSNRHIHLKREHMDVLFGKGYELTKMKDLSQPGEFAANETVKVVGTKGEFPNVRILGPLRNLTQLEISKTDSYILGVKAPLRSSGNILGTPGIKIVGPKGELEIEEGVIVAERHIHMTPEDAEKFGVNNGQYVSVKTEGERSLVFNKVLIRVKDTYALDMHIDTDEANAAGLKTGDKVQIVNEDCESFRMQL